TGTTCTATTTCAAATACGGTAGGCACTTTTGTATGCAATCATTTACTTTATGGGCTTTTATATTATATTGATAAATATTCTATTGCAAAAGCTGGTAGTTTTATTCATGTGGCATATCTTCCGGAACAAGTTCTTGACAAGCCTCATTAACCTTCAATGAGTCAAGAGAATATTACTGATGCATTAGTGAAAATTATCCAAGCTGTATCTGATGGATTGGATGATATTAAAATTTTTGAAGGAAAAACTTTTTAAATTATATGATATAAGGGTTATATTTATATTTTTAGTATACTATGTAGTCAATAATAAAAAAATTTTTTTTAATTGACATTTTATAATTATTATGCTACAATCGTCTATATGATTATAGTGAGGTAATGTCATGCTCTCTCTCTCTCTCTCTCTCTCTCTCTCTCTCTCTCTCTAATTAGAATTCTACCTCTTTTTTCGCATAAAATGATGACATCTTTGCTGTCTATTTTTATTTTGTATTATAATCTTAAAATATTATTTAATAGCATCATAATGGGTTTTGTTAATGTGCTAGTAGAAATTAGGAGAAAATAATGGAAAATAAATTGAAAGAACAAATAATTGCATTAACGAAAGAATATGCAAAGGAAAAATTTTCTTCTGAGTCTTTTATGCCAAGAAAAACAAATATTCCTATCAGTGGTAAAGTTTTTGATTACCATGAAGTATGCAATTTAGTGGAAAGTGCCTTGGATTTTCATCTTACTACCTATCGTTTTAACGCTAGTTTTGAAAAAAAGCTTCGTGAATTTGTTGGTGTAAAATATGCTCTTACATGTAACTCAGGATCCTCAGCAAATTTATTAGCATTATCTGCTATGACATCTCCTCTGATGAAGGAAAAACAAATACTTCCAGGCAGTGAAGTTATTACTGTTGCGGCGGGGTTTCCGACTACTGTGAATCCTATTTTACAAAACAGGCTCATACCGGTATTTCTTGACATTACTCTTCCTACTTATAACATTGATATTTCTATGCTGGAAAAATCTCTGAGTTCTAAAACAAGAGCCATTATGTTAGCACACACATTAGGGAATCCGTTTGATCTTGA
Above is a window of Brevinema andersonii DNA encoding:
- a CDS encoding pyroglutamyl-peptidase I family protein, with amino-acid sequence MIQFVRFAGISCSISNTVGTFVCNHLLYGLLYYIDKYSIAKAGSFIHVAYLPEQVLDKPH